ATCCAAGCTCTTCATAACAAGCTCCCAAGTCAATCTGAAATGTCTTCAACACATTCTTCAGGGCTGTTTTAGCATCAGGACCAAAGCTGTCAAGCTTCTCTACTGCCACTGTGACAATGACTTCACTGATGATCTGTAAAGGAAAATTACAATTACTCATTGCTATTATTGCCAGCCCTACTCAGTAGTTTGAGCCAATGAGGCCAGGAACTGCCAGCAGCCAAACATCTACATGTTGTACCTTCATGGTATCAAGACTGGCATAACTAATACAAATGGCCAGCACTATCCAGCAAGTCTGAAGAGGGGTTCCTTTCAGAATGGAGTAACTGCCTAGTCAAAAACTAAAAGTACTCTGTTCTGACTTGGTAGACTCTAATACTGTTTCATTAGAAGCCACCAAAGTTTATTTCTTCCATTATCCTTGTAAGAACTTGTGTTAGAGTACAGATTtgtgaaaaatacagaaataaagctCATTTTGCAAAGGATTGGAAACATCTAGAGGGAGTTAGAGCAGTTAAACATTTGATTTAAAGGGTTTAATTTAGGTATTTGTAGGAATGATTTccttaacatagaataaagagTACATACCTGGAATGTGGTATACATGGTCTACTAAAACCTTCACAGCTACAGAAATTAAAAGCAAGAAAGTAGAGTTGCCAGGTAAACTGATCAATCACTGCCCTGTACACATGGGATGGTCTTTATATTAAGGCAATATACCGTTCTGCACATTAGTATAAACTAGAGATCTCAAAGCTCTTGACTCTCAGGGGACAACATTGAATTTAAAAAGAGATATCTACATTGGAATTTTCCATAACATCTATGATGCAATTGCATATACCAAAGACTTTCCTTTGCTGAAAGGTGATTAGACCACCACATTACATCCCAGCATTTTCATAACATTCATCTAAGCAAGGGCATCAATCACATCAAGCCTTTAAATCCAGTAGGGAGAGAAGTACCTGAAAGTTAACCAGAGGGATCTTGTGCTGCTTGGCATGACTTTCTGCCAGAGCCTTCACGATTTCTTGGTGTTCCCCATTTGCTTTTAGGATTTCTGTCAGCTTGCAAACCACAATTTCCCCATGGGCCTGGACAGCAGGATTGTTCTGCAGCTGCTCTTTGGAAAGGTCGGCAAACTTGGGGAACAGCTTCTGGACATCTGGATGGGTCTCAAACAAGCTGAAGATACAGGGGGGTGGGAGGTAAGTCAATACCCTAACCCTAAAGATTAAGATGCACAAAACCCTCAACACACTAAGCTATTAAACAGCAACAATCAGGAAGTTACTAGAGTTCCTTCATGCAGATTGTTTTTCTAAACCAGCAAAGGTTTCACAATGGCATCAGTTTCAAGAGACACTCTAGCATCTTCACTGGGCCTGGAACAGAGCAGTAAGCAAAAGTTCAAGGCCAGGTGTTAACTAATAATCCTTAATCCATGGGTTACATTGCATTAAGATTTCCCAAACAGCAAGCTGAACAATTGAGCCCCACACTAATCAAGAAAACAAGAGGTTTAATAAGGCAGTAAAATAAGACAAACATTTGTAATGTAATCAAAAAGATGCACTTTACCATTAGATCACCCAGTTTCCGAAAAATTATACACGTCAATTTATGctatttaatgttaaaaaaaaacaccaaaaaccgagcaaaaatttacaaattataaacgtattttaaatataaaagccaaattgataaaaaaaaaaatcaccgtaGAAGAATAATCTCCCCATAGCATCTGGGATTAGCCTCCACGGGAGCCCAGAAAGACAACACAGTTTTACAATCAGCAACACAAGAACTCATCGTAGACACTAAGCGCTGCTCAAACTACAAGCCCAGACTGAGAGAAACTGACTGCTGTTTCCCTGACAGGCTTCATCTTCTTTATGAACAGACTGAGACTCCGCCCCCTGAGCACGTGAGTCCTGCCAGCAGGAGAAGCCGCTAATTGAAGCGCCGAGACGCGCACGAGCTCGTCAATTTAAAAGAAGGTATCATTAatcgttttatttcttttttgttattttgaaaaaaataaaaatgaaaataaacgaGACTTATACCACAATTACTCTATAGGGAATCtaatttgctgtttattttaattccGTCCCATCTCCTAACAACAGATGACGGCTTTCAATTGAAGTCTCCTCATTATTGACCTTTACATTCCTCTGTTAGCACTCGAGACTGTTCATTTTATCAaactaattttgttttgatttttattttacttttgcttcatttttaactTAGATTTGCAGATTATCAAAAATATCCTGAAAACAAGAACACTCCAAAGTCTGCTttgcagaaaaacatttttaaaatcctccttgAGTAGCTACTTTCACTTGCCTGTAAGGTTTAGATGCTTTTGAAATATTCACATCAGTAGATTCAGAGTTTTGTTTCGAACAGTTTCACAATCAATGAGTTATTTTACCTCCtgttgtttaattagctggtctttttctcttcttcgtCTATTAATCTACTTTCAGAAAACGGATgttgtgtgagatttacatttaaatgaaatattcGTGTTTTTACAATaatgttaaatttttaaatttcgtTTCTGTGACGTTTGCTCCTTTACAGTATCCTGACATTGACGACGACAAGTGGAAGAGAACAGACCTGCTAGTATCATCACTAGTAGATAACAGCTTAAATAGTCAAAACACCCGAaaaagtggaattgaaaagtcttTGATGATGACAATGAAAAATTTTCAACCCATGATAAAATCAGTAAATAATTCCTAATGCCAGTGCAAATAGTCTaacttattattacattttttataacaatCCTCAGCTTTAACTTCTGAAGCAATGCTCAGTGCAGTTACCGATCTATAAAAATATTGCAGTGCATGAAATGGTCTGTTTTGGGCTGGAGCAACTGGCCCAGCAGTGTTCTCTGGAAGCCAACGAACAAGAACAATAATTCCAGTAGCGTTTTACCTTAGCAATAAACACTCAAatttgataaagaaagaaaaaagtaggaaagaaagaaagaatggaggTCAATGGCAGGAATGTATCATTCACAAAACATTACGCTGCTTCTTGATTTTCACCTTCCACTGTGGAGGACTGCACTAAACTTTAACACCAGGAAGGAAGTCAGTTTGCTCCTTTCACTTGATGGGATATTCACAAGTGTGCTGCTACTGCTTCAAACAGGCCCAGAGTCAGTATGGATAACCACGAATATTGAAAATCAGTTTTTAAttgtggggcggcatggtggcacagtgggtagtgttgctgcctcgcatttaggagaccctggttcgcttcccgggtcatccctttgtggagtttgcatgttctcaccatttttgtgtgggtttcctcagggtgctccagtttcctccaacagtacaaagacatgcaggttaggtacactggtgatcctaaattgtcc
The Polypterus senegalus isolate Bchr_013 unplaced genomic scaffold, ASM1683550v1 scaffold_2297, whole genome shotgun sequence DNA segment above includes these coding regions:
- the LOC120519333 gene encoding myoglobin-like, whose product is MSSCVADCKTVLSFWAPVEANPRCYGEIILLRLFETHPDVQKLFPKFADLSKEQLQNNPAVQAHGEIVVCKLTEILKANGEHQEIVKALAESHAKQHKIPLVNFQIISEVIVTVAVEKLDSFGPDAKTALKNVLKTFQIDLGACYEELGFKE